A genome region from Mycolicibacterium litorale includes the following:
- a CDS encoding SDR family NAD(P)-dependent oxidoreductase, with the protein MQESLGLTGRVVVVSGAGGGGIGTTVTERAAAAGATVVAVSRRQDNLDQHIGPLIAKGLSIVTVAADASTDEGIARVLDEARRADGDLYGLVNIAGGAAPATWMPATRVTRDDWRALFTANLETAFFMSQAVSRELRAQGRNGSIVSVSSISGMNTAPFHIAYGTAKAAVVAMTRTMAVELALDGIRVNAVAPGVTETAASATYVDEDPERDRTAIAMGRRGTPAEQANAILFLLSDLSSYITGQTLLVDGGLDLKWTHLGADNTSLFLKDENFRSAIKEI; encoded by the coding sequence ATGCAGGAATCCCTGGGCCTCACCGGCCGCGTCGTCGTCGTTTCGGGCGCCGGCGGCGGCGGCATCGGCACCACCGTCACCGAACGGGCGGCGGCTGCGGGGGCGACCGTCGTCGCCGTCAGCCGCAGGCAGGACAACCTCGACCAACACATCGGCCCGCTGATCGCCAAGGGGCTGTCGATCGTCACGGTGGCGGCCGACGCCTCCACCGACGAGGGCATCGCCCGCGTCCTGGACGAGGCCCGGCGCGCCGACGGCGACCTCTACGGTCTGGTCAACATCGCCGGCGGTGCGGCACCCGCGACGTGGATGCCGGCCACCCGCGTCACCCGGGACGACTGGCGCGCGTTGTTCACCGCCAATCTCGAGACCGCCTTCTTCATGAGCCAGGCCGTCAGCCGGGAGTTGCGCGCCCAGGGCCGCAACGGCTCGATCGTCTCGGTGTCCTCGATCAGCGGGATGAACACCGCGCCGTTCCACATCGCCTACGGCACGGCCAAAGCGGCGGTGGTCGCGATGACCCGCACCATGGCCGTCGAACTGGCGCTCGACGGCATCCGCGTCAACGCGGTCGCCCCCGGCGTCACCGAGACCGCCGCCTCGGCCACCTACGTCGACGAGGACCCCGAACGGGACCGCACCGCGATCGCGATGGGCCGCCGCGGCACACCCGCCGAACAGGCCAACGCGATCCTGTTCCTGCTCTCGGACTTGTCGAGCTACATCACCGGTCAGACCCTGCTGGTCGACGGCGGCCTCGACCTCAAGTGGACGCACCTGGGCGCCGACAACACGTCGCTGTTCCTCAAGGACGAGAACTTCCGCTCCGCGATCAAGGAGATCTGA
- a CDS encoding aromatic ring-hydroxylating oxygenase subunit alpha, with protein MTDTEIEVAEELSEPMTIGVEAYISEAYARAERDRLWRKVWQQIGRVEELPEVGSYLTYDILDDSIIVVRTGPNEFAAHHNVCMHRGRRLIDVPEGAKNARGRARKSFVCGFHGWTYGLDGTCTHIREQDDWQGKLTPRNTHLAPVQVDTWGGWLFVNMDPDCEPLADYLFPAAKILDPFGLENMRYKWRKWLNFDCNWKVALEAFNETYHVFTTHPEFNKFGEFKGWAKAQGRHSNIGYDAPKGMDETKSKIRLGTGDDPRVSTAEMQMYTWEQTNATTTETLVNAAKRLVDELPEGTPADKVLQHWLASARRDDEARGVIWPTIPADILGQSGTAWQLFPNFQIGQGLTSALCYSARPDPSYDPNKCIFEVAVFELYPKGQEPETEWVYTPKDSPNWLSVLPQDFSNMAAVQQGMKSAGFPGTLPNPYRERSTVNLHHQLSKYMGTGEPRQL; from the coding sequence ATGACCGATACCGAAATCGAAGTGGCCGAAGAGCTCTCGGAGCCGATGACCATCGGGGTGGAGGCCTACATCTCCGAGGCGTACGCCCGCGCCGAGCGCGACAGGCTGTGGCGCAAGGTCTGGCAACAGATCGGCCGGGTCGAGGAACTGCCGGAGGTCGGCAGCTACCTGACCTACGACATCCTCGACGACTCGATCATCGTGGTGCGGACCGGGCCGAACGAGTTCGCGGCCCACCACAACGTGTGCATGCACCGGGGCCGGCGGCTGATCGACGTTCCCGAGGGCGCCAAGAACGCCCGCGGACGCGCACGCAAATCGTTCGTGTGCGGATTCCACGGCTGGACCTACGGCCTGGACGGAACCTGCACCCACATTCGCGAGCAGGACGACTGGCAGGGCAAGCTCACCCCGCGCAACACCCATCTGGCGCCGGTGCAGGTCGACACGTGGGGCGGCTGGCTGTTCGTCAACATGGATCCCGACTGTGAACCGTTGGCGGACTACCTGTTTCCCGCGGCCAAGATCCTCGACCCGTTCGGGCTGGAGAACATGCGCTACAAGTGGCGCAAATGGCTGAACTTCGACTGCAACTGGAAGGTCGCGCTCGAAGCCTTCAACGAGACCTACCACGTGTTCACCACCCACCCGGAGTTCAACAAGTTCGGCGAGTTCAAGGGCTGGGCCAAAGCGCAGGGCCGACACAGCAACATCGGTTACGACGCGCCAAAAGGCATGGACGAGACCAAGTCCAAGATCCGCCTCGGCACCGGCGATGACCCCCGGGTCTCCACCGCGGAGATGCAGATGTACACCTGGGAGCAGACCAACGCGACCACCACCGAGACGCTGGTGAACGCGGCCAAACGCCTCGTCGACGAGTTGCCCGAGGGCACCCCCGCCGACAAGGTACTGCAGCACTGGCTGGCCTCGGCCCGGCGCGACGACGAGGCGCGGGGGGTCATCTGGCCGACCATCCCGGCCGACATCCTCGGGCAGAGCGGCACCGCGTGGCAGCTCTTCCCGAACTTCCAGATCGGTCAAGGCCTGACGAGCGCGCTGTGCTACAGCGCGCGGCCCGATCCGAGCTACGACCCGAACAAGTGCATCTTCGAGGTGGCGGTGTTCGAGCTCTACCCGAAAGGCCAAGAACCGGAGACCGAATGGGTGTACACCCCTAAGGACTCCCCGAACTGGCTGTCGGTGCTGCCGCAGGACTTCTCCAACATGGCCGCGGTGCAGCAGGGCATGAAGTCCGCGGGATTCCCCGGCACCCTGCCCAACCCCTACCGCGAACGCAGCACCGTCAACCTGCACCACCAACTGTCGAAGTACATGGGCACCGGCGAACCCCGACAACTGTGA
- a CDS encoding flavin-containing monooxygenase, protein MTTCAPTDTPDDFDIDALREKYAQERAKRLRPEGSKQYVELTDEFAGYYENDPYTPVQPRNPIHEDIDVAVLGGGFGGLLSAAHLKKAGVDDVRIIELGGDFGGVWYWNRYPGIQCDNESYCYIPLLEELNFMPSKKFADGAEIYEHCRNIGKHFGLYDKAIFSTQVRDLRWDDEIHRWRISTNRDDDIRARFVVLASGPFHRPKLPGIPGIQDFKGHAFHSSRWDYDYTGGDTSGNLHKLADKKVAVIGTGATAIQIVPFLARDAGHLYVFQRTPSTVDERNNAPTDPEWVKSLQPGWQKERQRNFHAWTFEGMAPGQPDLVCDFWTELGRNTAARVMALEDPASLTPEQFMAIREEEDYKLMERLRRRIDALVEDPQTAEALKPYYRFLCKRPLSNDEYLPAFNRPNVTLVDVSDSRGVEKVTENGLVAGGVEYEVDCIIYASGFEITTDISRRYSIDAIEGRDGLSLYDYWRDGYKTLHGMTSRGFPNQFFTGFTQVGISANIAANYELQGEHIAYVIAEALSRGAEVVEPTQDAQDAWCRTVKETAVDNSAFDASCTPGYYNNEGGGGGEGLRSHLGEPYGPGFYAFGDLLAGWREKGDMDGLVLR, encoded by the coding sequence ATGACCACCTGTGCCCCCACGGACACCCCGGACGACTTCGACATCGACGCATTGCGCGAGAAGTACGCACAGGAGCGCGCCAAACGGCTGCGCCCTGAAGGGTCCAAACAGTACGTCGAGCTGACCGACGAGTTCGCCGGCTACTACGAGAACGACCCGTACACGCCGGTGCAGCCTCGCAATCCGATCCACGAGGACATCGACGTCGCGGTGCTGGGCGGCGGATTCGGCGGACTGCTGTCGGCGGCCCACCTGAAGAAGGCCGGCGTCGACGACGTGCGGATCATCGAACTGGGCGGCGACTTCGGCGGCGTCTGGTACTGGAATCGGTACCCGGGCATCCAGTGCGACAACGAATCCTATTGCTACATCCCGCTACTCGAAGAGCTGAACTTCATGCCGAGCAAGAAGTTCGCCGACGGTGCCGAGATCTACGAGCACTGCCGCAACATCGGCAAGCACTTCGGTCTCTACGACAAGGCGATCTTCTCCACCCAGGTGCGGGATCTGCGCTGGGACGACGAGATTCACCGGTGGCGGATCAGCACCAACCGCGACGACGACATCCGTGCCCGGTTCGTGGTGCTGGCCTCAGGCCCGTTCCACCGCCCCAAACTGCCTGGGATTCCGGGGATTCAGGACTTCAAGGGCCACGCCTTCCACTCGTCGCGCTGGGATTACGACTACACCGGCGGCGACACGAGCGGCAACCTGCACAAACTCGCCGACAAGAAGGTCGCCGTGATCGGCACCGGTGCCACGGCGATCCAGATCGTGCCGTTCTTGGCTCGCGACGCCGGACATCTGTACGTGTTCCAGCGCACCCCGTCGACCGTCGACGAACGCAACAACGCGCCCACCGATCCGGAATGGGTGAAGTCGCTGCAGCCGGGCTGGCAGAAGGAGCGGCAGCGCAACTTCCACGCGTGGACGTTCGAGGGAATGGCGCCGGGGCAGCCGGATCTGGTGTGCGACTTCTGGACCGAACTCGGCCGCAACACCGCCGCGCGCGTCATGGCGCTGGAGGACCCGGCGTCGCTGACCCCCGAACAGTTCATGGCGATCCGCGAGGAAGAGGACTACAAGCTGATGGAGCGGCTGCGCCGCCGCATCGACGCGCTCGTCGAGGATCCGCAGACCGCCGAGGCGCTCAAACCGTACTACCGCTTCCTGTGCAAGCGGCCGCTGTCCAACGACGAATACCTGCCTGCGTTCAACCGGCCCAACGTCACGCTGGTCGACGTCTCCGATTCCCGCGGCGTCGAGAAGGTCACCGAGAACGGGCTGGTCGCCGGCGGCGTCGAGTACGAGGTGGACTGCATCATCTACGCCAGCGGCTTCGAGATCACCACCGACATCAGCAGGCGGTACTCGATCGACGCCATCGAGGGCCGCGACGGCCTGTCGCTCTACGACTATTGGCGCGACGGGTACAAGACGCTGCACGGGATGACCAGCCGTGGCTTCCCGAACCAGTTCTTCACCGGGTTCACCCAGGTCGGCATCTCGGCGAACATCGCCGCGAACTACGAACTGCAGGGCGAGCACATCGCCTACGTCATCGCCGAAGCGCTCTCGCGGGGCGCCGAAGTCGTCGAGCCGACGCAGGACGCGCAGGACGCCTGGTGCCGGACCGTCAAGGAGACGGCCGTGGACAATTCG